The Chloracidobacterium sp. genome window below encodes:
- a CDS encoding cyclic nucleotide-binding domain-containing protein, which translates to MAAPESRSTPTEYSFLRECELFSTLSDLTLQALFLRGQTLVLEPGDDIFHIGDPAEHLYVIKSGVVEIRRPAADGARELTPVAYVAAGDVIGEVAMFTKSARASAARMPGGGEIFRISRDNFHSVVAGFPDLALRLCFTFAQRLESTVRNMRKERQRQLSGNLKFFDLPTVIQTIISSGMTGMLRVDDPLGVTIAEIFFDNGHLCRATMGHLTGGEAFFQLFQPPPTEGTFEFKGGAHEVSEGASCDILLPGMTMLMEAVRMQDEVHQLRRRMPATTQYRPLGDDLQWDDDALLPTAYDIWYRLHAGTPTVRDLLDEVPASHYTTLSILNKLLETMQIVARQDDAKALTYISDVSKDMPLELDA; encoded by the coding sequence ATGGCTGCACCGGAATCGCGCTCAACACCAACAGAGTACTCGTTTTTGCGCGAGTGCGAGCTGTTTTCAACCCTGTCTGACCTAACATTGCAGGCGCTTTTTCTGCGCGGCCAAACCCTTGTCCTTGAGCCTGGTGACGACATTTTTCACATTGGCGACCCAGCGGAGCATCTCTACGTCATCAAGTCGGGGGTAGTGGAAATTCGGCGGCCGGCAGCGGACGGTGCACGGGAACTGACGCCGGTGGCGTATGTTGCGGCGGGCGACGTCATCGGTGAAGTCGCCATGTTCACCAAGTCAGCGCGCGCTTCGGCGGCACGGATGCCCGGCGGCGGTGAGATCTTTCGCATCTCGCGCGACAACTTCCACAGCGTTGTGGCCGGCTTTCCTGATCTAGCGCTGCGGTTGTGTTTCACCTTTGCGCAACGGCTGGAATCCACCGTTCGCAATATGCGCAAAGAACGTCAGCGCCAGCTAAGCGGCAACCTCAAGTTCTTCGACCTGCCGACGGTGATTCAAACCATCATCAGCTCCGGTATGACGGGGATGCTCCGTGTAGACGACCCGCTCGGCGTCACCATTGCGGAAATCTTCTTCGACAACGGGCATTTGTGTCGCGCGACAATGGGCCATCTAACGGGCGGGGAGGCGTTTTTCCAACTCTTCCAGCCGCCGCCGACAGAAGGCACGTTTGAGTTCAAGGGTGGTGCGCACGAAGTGTCAGAGGGTGCAAGCTGTGACATTCTTCTGCCCGGTATGACAATGCTGATGGAAGCCGTTCGCATGCAGGATGAAGTTCATCAACTGCGGCGTCGGATGCCGGCCACCACGCAGTATCGTCCGTTGGGCGACGACCTGCAGTGGGACGATGACGCCTTGCTGCCGACGGCCTACGACATCTGGTATCGCCTTCACGCCGGGACGCCGACGGTGCGCGACTTGCTCGACGAAGTGCCGGCTTCGCACTACACCACGCTTTCGATTCTCAACAAGCTGTTGGAAACCATGCAGATTGTCGCCCGCCAAGACGACGCCAAGGCGTTGACATACATTTCCGACGTTAGCAAGGACATGCCTCTTGAGCTGGACGCATAA
- a CDS encoding SDR family oxidoreductase, protein MTNRILVTGGAGFIGTHLCRRLLSEGHEVICLDNFYTGRRANVRPLLDHPRFELVRHDVIEPIRLEVTQIYHLACPASPVHYQANAIQTVKTSVLGTLNMLGLAKRVGARFLLASTSEVYGDPLVHPQREDYWGNVNPIGPRSCYDEGKRVAETLTMDYHRQHRVDVRIARIFNTYGPNMLENDGRVVSNFICQALREKPLTVYGDGSQTRSFCYVDDLVEGLVRLMAVEDFTGPVNLGNPSEFTVVELARKVLAMTGSSSPIEHRPLPENDPQRRRPDIALAGERLGWSPKVSLDEGLEKTIAYFRTVIA, encoded by the coding sequence ATGACCAACCGCATTCTTGTCACCGGCGGAGCCGGTTTCATCGGCACGCACCTTTGTCGGCGGCTGCTGTCTGAGGGCCACGAAGTGATTTGCCTTGACAACTTCTACACAGGCCGGCGCGCAAACGTCCGGCCGCTGCTTGATCATCCGCGCTTTGAGTTGGTGCGCCACGATGTCATTGAACCCATCCGGTTGGAAGTGACGCAGATTTACCATCTGGCCTGTCCCGCCTCGCCGGTTCACTACCAAGCCAACGCAATTCAGACGGTCAAGACAAGCGTCCTTGGGACGCTCAACATGCTGGGTCTGGCTAAGCGTGTCGGCGCGCGTTTTCTGCTGGCTTCGACTTCGGAAGTTTACGGCGATCCGCTGGTGCATCCCCAGCGTGAAGACTACTGGGGCAACGTCAATCCCATCGGCCCGCGTAGTTGCTATGACGAAGGCAAGCGTGTTGCAGAGACGCTAACAATGGATTACCACCGGCAGCATCGCGTGGATGTGCGGATTGCGCGCATCTTTAACACGTACGGCCCAAATATGCTGGAAAATGATGGGCGTGTCGTCAGCAACTTCATTTGCCAAGCGCTGCGGGAAAAACCATTGACTGTGTATGGCGACGGCTCACAGACCCGTTCGTTTTGCTATGTGGACGATCTGGTGGAGGGATTGGTGCGCTTGATGGCAGTAGAGGACTTCACCGGGCCGGTCAACCTAGGTAATCCAAGTGAATTTACAGTAGTGGAATTGGCCCGGAAGGTGCTGGCGATGACCGGTTCTTCATCACCGATTGAACATCGTCCCTTGCCGGAAAACGACCCACAGCGGCGGCGTCCCGACATCGCGCTGGCGGGTGAACGGTTGGGCTGGTCGCCTAAGGTCTCGCTGGATGAGGGGCTTGAAAAAACAATCGCCTACTTTCGCACCGTTATTGCATAA
- a CDS encoding SDR family oxidoreductase, with product MENWTGKTVLITGASVGIGEAFARRFAQEKANLILVARRENKLRRLAAELAKQHAVTVDVLVKDLSLPQAAGEVFEETERLGVQVDGLINNAGFGIGGRFVETDLKRNLEMLQLNIVTLTELTHRYLPGMLARRQGVVVNVASTAAFQAVPYLGAYAATKAYVLSFSEALHEECREQGVLVMALCPGATATEFFDTAQVAEGTARDMLRRAQTPEAVVEAAFAGIRRRSSSVVSGFTNALLSQATRFVPREIAARIAGNIMKAR from the coding sequence ATGGAAAACTGGACTGGGAAAACCGTACTCATCACCGGAGCATCAGTCGGTATCGGCGAGGCGTTTGCGCGCCGCTTCGCCCAAGAAAAAGCCAACCTCATATTGGTTGCGCGCCGCGAGAACAAGCTCCGCCGCCTTGCCGCCGAGCTTGCCAAACAGCACGCCGTTACGGTGGATGTGCTGGTAAAAGACCTCAGCCTACCCCAAGCGGCAGGCGAAGTCTTTGAGGAAACCGAACGGCTGGGCGTACAGGTGGACGGCCTCATCAACAACGCCGGCTTCGGCATCGGCGGGCGATTTGTTGAAACCGACCTCAAACGCAACCTCGAAATGCTGCAACTCAACATCGTGACGCTGACCGAGTTGACCCACCGCTACTTGCCCGGCATGCTGGCGCGGCGGCAAGGCGTGGTCGTCAACGTTGCTTCGACGGCCGCGTTCCAAGCCGTACCCTACCTTGGCGCCTACGCCGCGACAAAAGCCTACGTGTTGAGTTTTTCCGAGGCGCTGCACGAGGAATGTCGTGAACAGGGCGTTTTGGTCATGGCGCTCTGTCCCGGCGCGACGGCGACGGAGTTCTTTGATACGGCGCAAGTGGCGGAAGGCACGGCGCGCGACATGCTCCGCCGCGCCCAGACGCCCGAAGCAGTCGTCGAAGCGGCTTTCGCCGGCATCCGGCGGCGCAGCAGTTCGGTTGTGTCCGGTTTCACCAACGCCCTGCTATCGCAGGCGACACGCTTCGTTCCACGAGAGATCGCCGCCCGTATTGCAGGCAACATCATGAAAGCGCGATGA
- the tgt gene encoding tRNA guanosine(34) transglycosylase Tgt, which yields MSLRFEVLARDAATEARRGRLTTTRSVIETPVFMPVGTAATVKALTQEMLEALDARIILANTYHLFLRPGHGVIQELGGLHRFMGWSRSILTDSGGYQVFSLGKLRTISEEGVAFRSHLDGAQLFLSPEVSMEVQIALGSDIVMAFDECPPYPASYEQVRASLELTERWARRCRTYFDAHADRERQSLFGIVQGGIHHDLRARSLEGLLAIGFDGYAIGGLSVGEEKQHMYDTTAFIAPRLPADKPRYLMGVGTPADLVESVARGVDMFDCVMPTRHARNGTVFTSEGRLNLRNARYIRDDRPLDAACSCFVCRRYSRAYLAHLMRAGEILASILATYHNVHHYLDLMRRIRHALEQGEFGRFVAEFRRRQLSLEESEAP from the coding sequence ATGAGCCTGCGCTTTGAAGTTTTGGCGCGCGACGCCGCTACCGAGGCCCGGCGTGGACGCCTGACCACAACGCGCAGCGTCATCGAAACCCCCGTGTTCATGCCGGTCGGCACAGCGGCGACGGTCAAGGCGCTGACGCAGGAAATGCTGGAGGCGCTGGATGCGCGCATCATTCTCGCCAACACCTACCACTTGTTTTTACGTCCTGGCCACGGCGTCATTCAGGAACTGGGCGGCCTACACCGCTTCATGGGTTGGTCGCGTTCCATTCTCACTGACAGCGGTGGCTATCAGGTCTTTTCGCTAGGCAAACTGCGCACCATCAGCGAAGAAGGCGTCGCTTTTCGCTCGCACTTGGACGGCGCACAACTTTTTCTGTCGCCGGAAGTGTCTATGGAAGTGCAGATCGCGCTCGGCTCGGACATTGTGATGGCGTTTGATGAGTGTCCGCCTTATCCGGCGAGCTACGAACAGGTACGCGCGTCGCTGGAACTGACCGAACGCTGGGCGCGGCGCTGTCGGACATATTTCGACGCCCACGCCGACCGCGAACGACAGTCACTGTTCGGCATTGTCCAAGGTGGCATTCACCATGACCTGCGCGCCCGCTCGCTGGAAGGGTTGCTGGCTATCGGCTTTGACGGCTACGCCATCGGCGGCTTGAGCGTTGGCGAGGAAAAACAACACATGTACGACACAACGGCCTTCATCGCGCCGCGCCTGCCGGCCGACAAGCCGCGCTACCTAATGGGTGTCGGCACGCCGGCGGATTTAGTCGAATCTGTAGCGCGCGGCGTGGATATGTTCGATTGCGTGATGCCAACGCGCCATGCACGTAATGGGACGGTGTTTACGTCCGAAGGCAGGCTCAACCTGCGCAATGCGCGCTACATCCGCGACGACCGCCCGCTGGACGCCGCCTGTTCGTGTTTTGTCTGTCGGCGGTACTCGCGCGCTTATCTGGCGCATTTGATGCGTGCGGGAGAAATTCTCGCGTCTATCTTGGCCACCTACCACAACGTACATCACTATCTTGACCTAATGCGGCGGATTCGGCACGCTCTGGAACAGGGCGAATTCGGGCGCTTTGTCGCCGAATTTCGTCGCCGTCAGCTTTCACTTGAGGAGTCTGAGGCACCATGA
- the yajC gene encoding preprotein translocase subunit YajC, with the protein MNIVLAQGGGGSLLIQLVPIVVMVAIFYFLVIAPQRKRQKELENMRNNLKNGDRVVTEGGIYGTVAGINQKENTLHLLVAPSVKIEFSKNAIIGLRDQPRKENE; encoded by the coding sequence ATGAACATCGTCTTGGCGCAGGGTGGCGGAGGAAGTCTTCTCATCCAGCTTGTTCCGATCGTGGTGATGGTGGCCATCTTTTACTTTCTGGTTATTGCGCCCCAGCGCAAACGCCAGAAAGAACTTGAAAACATGCGCAACAACCTCAAAAACGGCGACCGTGTGGTGACGGAAGGTGGCATTTACGGTACGGTGGCCGGCATTAATCAGAAGGAAAACACGCTGCATCTGCTTGTCGCGCCGTCGGTCAAGATTGAGTTTTCCAAAAACGCCATCATCGGTCTGCGCGACCAGCCGCGTAAAGAGAACGAATAG
- a CDS encoding TerC/Alx family metal homeostasis membrane protein, whose protein sequence is MPLYPAFSATTHPIHFLVFISLVVGFLWVDLVSGKADRPVSMTKAAVWSVIWVAVSLAFAGYVAVVRGLNDAALFVTAYALEKSLAVDNLFVFMAIFAAFAIPERLHHRILYWGIIGALVFRALFIGLGVGLLFGAGAIGAVTVFGLRIELQRVVFFGFGLVILWSVYALLRAGDRKAEEETDYTNHWAVRFLRRFFPHRIATQLDRGRFLTKVTDNGGIHRHALTPAFLCLLVIEASDIMFAFDSVPAIFAVTQDPFLVYTSNIFAVLGLRSMYFLVAAAKRLLIHLDKAVFVILAFIGVKMLALAFDWFHLPPLVSLGVVLGLLTAGVSASLLAQRVRTAADVSEPKPTTPKLHP, encoded by the coding sequence ATGCCACTTTACCCGGCGTTCTCCGCGACAACGCACCCCATCCACTTTCTCGTTTTCATTAGCCTGGTTGTTGGCTTTCTTTGGGTTGACTTAGTCTCCGGTAAAGCCGACCGGCCAGTTTCAATGACCAAGGCGGCTGTGTGGTCGGTCATCTGGGTTGCGGTGTCGCTGGCGTTCGCCGGGTATGTGGCTGTCGTCCGCGGGCTGAATGACGCGGCGCTGTTTGTCACCGCCTATGCGCTCGAAAAGTCCTTGGCGGTGGACAACCTGTTCGTTTTTATGGCGATTTTCGCCGCCTTCGCCATTCCGGAGCGCCTGCACCACCGAATTCTCTACTGGGGCATCATCGGCGCGTTGGTCTTTCGCGCCCTCTTCATTGGGTTAGGCGTTGGCCTGCTGTTTGGCGCAGGGGCAATCGGGGCTGTGACGGTGTTCGGTCTCCGCATCGAACTTCAGCGCGTGGTCTTTTTCGGCTTCGGTTTGGTTATCCTCTGGTCAGTTTACGCGCTCCTGCGCGCTGGCGACCGGAAGGCGGAGGAAGAAACCGACTACACCAATCACTGGGCGGTGCGCTTTCTCCGGCGCTTTTTCCCCCACCGCATTGCAACGCAATTGGATCGTGGACGCTTCTTGACCAAGGTGACGGATAATGGGGGCATACACCGGCATGCTTTGACGCCGGCGTTCCTCTGCCTGCTGGTGATTGAAGCGTCAGACATTATGTTCGCCTTTGACAGCGTGCCGGCCATCTTTGCAGTTACACAGGACCCGTTCTTGGTCTACACAAGCAACATCTTCGCGGTGCTTGGCTTGCGCTCAATGTACTTTCTTGTGGCGGCGGCCAAACGCCTGCTTATTCATCTCGACAAGGCGGTGTTTGTCATTCTCGCGTTTATCGGCGTCAAAATGCTGGCGCTGGCTTTCGACTGGTTTCATTTACCGCCGCTGGTCAGCCTTGGGGTTGTGCTGGGGTTGCTCACGGCGGGCGTCAGCGCTTCGCTTCTGGCGCAGCGCGTACGCACGGCCGCCGACGTTTCCGAACCCAAACCGACAACGCCAAAGCTCCACCCTTGA
- the rplM gene encoding 50S ribosomal protein L13, with amino-acid sequence MPKGPLPEPARKWFLVDATGLTVGRLASQVAPILMGKHHPRYTTFMDMGDGVIIINAEKVVFRGDKWNQKIYRRHTGYPGGLREIKAKDLLAKFPTRILQHAIIGMLPKTKLGRRMAKKLRIYAGPNHPHQAQRPEPLALDTLRAPLVAAR; translated from the coding sequence GTGCCGAAGGGGCCGCTGCCAGAACCGGCGCGCAAGTGGTTTTTGGTGGACGCAACGGGTTTGACGGTCGGACGTTTGGCGTCGCAAGTCGCCCCTATCCTAATGGGGAAGCATCACCCTCGGTACACAACTTTTATGGATATGGGTGACGGCGTCATCATCATCAACGCCGAGAAGGTGGTGTTTCGCGGCGACAAGTGGAATCAAAAAATTTACCGGCGACACACTGGCTATCCAGGTGGGCTGCGTGAAATCAAGGCGAAAGACCTGTTAGCAAAGTTCCCGACGCGCATTCTGCAGCATGCCATCATCGGCATGCTGCCCAAGACAAAGCTTGGGCGGCGGATGGCTAAGAAGCTCCGCATTTACGCAGGCCCAAACCATCCGCATCAGGCGCAACGACCGGAACCGTTGGCGCTGGATACGCTGCGCGCTCCGTTGGTCGCCGCCCGTTGA
- the rpsI gene encoding 30S ribosomal protein S9, which translates to MLIQYYGTGRRKTATARVYLRPGDGNITVNKRTFEGYFPSETLRMIIRQPLQVTETLGKFDVLVSVSGGGLSGQAGAIRHGIARALLQFNIELRRRLKKAGFLTRDPRMKERKKYGQKGARKRFQFSKR; encoded by the coding sequence ATGCTGATTCAGTACTATGGGACAGGTCGCCGTAAGACGGCGACGGCGCGTGTTTATCTGCGTCCAGGTGACGGCAACATTACGGTCAACAAGCGGACTTTTGAGGGCTACTTTCCAAGCGAAACGCTGCGGATGATCATTCGTCAACCGCTGCAAGTGACTGAAACACTGGGTAAGTTCGATGTTCTGGTCAGTGTGTCGGGCGGCGGTTTGTCGGGCCAGGCCGGAGCCATCCGGCATGGCATTGCCCGGGCGCTGCTCCAGTTCAACATTGAACTGCGGCGGCGACTCAAAAAAGCCGGTTTCCTGACGCGCGATCCGCGCATGAAGGAACGCAAGAAGTACGGGCAGAAGGGGGCGCGCAAGCGCTTCCAGTTCTCCAAACGGTAA
- the rpsB gene encoding 30S ribosomal protein S2, with protein MKELLEAGVHFGHQVRRWNPKMKEYIFGERNGIYIIDLQKTQRLLREAVRFIAQTAAEGGTVLFVGTKRQAQDSIAEEATRCGMPYVNQRWLGGLLTNFQTIQRSMKRMRDLEAMRTDGRYQSLTKKEILRIEKEYAKLQRNFSGIRAMSRLPNALFVIDTKKEEIAIAEANRLRIPVVALVDTNCSPLGVDYVIPGNDDALRSVRLISAKIADAVIEGRSMGIEKADGDKLESGGAAGTSHPTSAVATAAEAVPA; from the coding sequence ATGAAGGAATTGCTCGAAGCCGGTGTGCATTTCGGGCATCAGGTGCGGCGATGGAACCCGAAGATGAAGGAATACATCTTCGGTGAGCGAAACGGCATATACATTATTGACCTCCAGAAAACGCAACGGCTGCTCCGCGAAGCCGTGCGTTTTATTGCGCAGACCGCCGCCGAAGGTGGGACGGTGCTTTTTGTTGGGACGAAGCGGCAGGCTCAAGACTCAATTGCAGAGGAAGCCACTCGGTGTGGGATGCCCTATGTCAACCAACGCTGGCTTGGCGGTTTGCTCACCAACTTTCAAACCATCCAGCGTTCCATGAAGCGGATGCGCGACTTGGAAGCCATGCGTACGGATGGTCGGTACCAATCCCTGACCAAGAAGGAGATTCTCCGTATCGAGAAGGAGTACGCCAAACTCCAGCGGAACTTCTCAGGCATTCGGGCAATGAGCCGTTTGCCGAATGCACTGTTCGTCATTGACACTAAGAAGGAAGAAATCGCTATTGCCGAGGCGAACCGCCTGCGCATTCCGGTGGTGGCTTTGGTAGATACGAACTGCTCCCCGCTGGGGGTTGACTACGTGATTCCGGGCAACGACGATGCCCTGCGGTCGGTGCGCCTCATCAGCGCCAAGATCGCTGACGCCGTGATTGAAGGACGTTCGATGGGGATTGAAAAAGCCGACGGTGATAAACTTGAAAGCGGTGGAGCAGCGGGAACGAGCCATCCGACATCGGCGGTGGCGACGGCGGCGGAAGCCGTACCGGCCTAG
- the tsf gene encoding translation elongation factor Ts: MAEISAAAVKALREKTGAGMMECKKALEEAHGNEEKAILILRERNRHIAGKKESRVAAEGLVDAYIHTGGRIGVLVEVNCETDFVARSDDFKEFVRDVALQICALNAEYVSADEIPAEILEKEREIVRAQVAADPKTAGKPAHIIENIIESRLGKFRAEVCLLEQPFVKDQSMTIGELLKQLIAKTGENIRIRRFVRFKMGEGLEKKTDDFAGEVAALAAKQ; the protein is encoded by the coding sequence ATGGCGGAGATCAGTGCGGCGGCGGTAAAGGCGCTTCGGGAAAAGACCGGCGCTGGCATGATGGAGTGCAAAAAGGCCCTCGAAGAAGCGCACGGGAACGAAGAAAAGGCCATCTTGATTCTGCGTGAGCGGAATCGGCACATCGCCGGTAAAAAAGAGTCACGGGTAGCGGCGGAAGGGTTGGTTGACGCCTACATTCACACCGGCGGACGAATCGGCGTCCTTGTCGAGGTCAACTGCGAGACTGATTTCGTTGCGCGCAGCGACGACTTCAAAGAGTTCGTGCGGGATGTGGCGCTGCAAATCTGCGCCCTGAACGCCGAGTATGTTTCGGCCGATGAGATTCCGGCCGAGATCCTTGAGAAGGAGCGCGAAATTGTGCGGGCGCAAGTGGCGGCCGATCCAAAAACCGCCGGCAAACCGGCTCACATTATTGAGAACATTATTGAAAGCCGCCTTGGAAAGTTCCGCGCCGAGGTGTGTCTCCTAGAACAGCCCTTTGTCAAGGATCAGAGCATGACCATCGGCGAGTTACTCAAACAACTGATCGCCAAAACGGGTGAAAACATTCGCATCCGGCGGTTTGTCCGCTTCAAAATGGGCGAGGGGCTTGAGAAAAAAACCGACGACTTCGCCGGTGAAGTGGCGGCCTTGGCAGCCAAGCAATGA
- the pyrH gene encoding UMP kinase, whose translation MDVLSPSSRLGSSATTPKPVYKRALLKLSGEFLEGRREFGIDPATVQEVAEQVRDVHQLGIELALVVGGGNIVRGAEASAAGIDRASADYMGMLATVINSLALQNALEQLGLVTRVISAIEMRQVAEPFIPRRAVRHLEKGRVVIFAGGTGSPFFTTDSAAALRACEIKADVLLKATKVDGVYTADPTKDASARRYTHVTYQQVLEQGLNIMDASAIALCKDNGLPIIVFDLLTKGNIYRVVTGEPIGTLVSATPPSAVACAL comes from the coding sequence ATGGATGTCCTCTCGCCATCATCACGATTGGGGTCATCCGCCACGACCCCAAAGCCGGTCTACAAACGCGCCCTGCTCAAGTTGAGCGGGGAATTTCTTGAAGGTCGGCGTGAGTTTGGGATTGATCCGGCGACAGTACAGGAAGTCGCCGAACAGGTGCGCGATGTTCACCAACTCGGCATTGAGCTGGCCCTAGTAGTCGGCGGCGGCAATATTGTGCGGGGCGCAGAAGCCAGCGCCGCTGGCATAGATCGGGCTTCCGCCGACTACATGGGCATGCTGGCGACCGTCATCAACAGCTTGGCGCTCCAAAACGCGCTCGAACAGCTTGGGTTGGTTACGCGGGTCATTTCAGCTATCGAGATGCGGCAGGTCGCCGAGCCGTTCATCCCACGTCGTGCCGTCCGGCATCTGGAAAAGGGCCGCGTCGTCATTTTCGCCGGTGGGACTGGCAGCCCGTTTTTTACCACCGACAGCGCTGCCGCCCTGCGGGCCTGCGAAATCAAAGCTGATGTCCTGCTGAAGGCGACCAAAGTGGACGGCGTCTATACAGCTGATCCAACTAAGGACGCTAGCGCGCGGCGCTACACCCACGTTACTTACCAGCAGGTGTTGGAGCAGGGGCTGAACATTATGGACGCCTCAGCAATTGCTCTGTGCAAGGACAACGGTTTGCCGATTATCGTCTTCGATCTGCTCACTAAGGGCAACATCTACCGTGTGGTGACTGGTGAACCGATTGGGACGCTGGTGAGCGCAACGCCGCCCTCGGCGGTCGCCTGTGCGTTATAG
- the frr gene encoding ribosome recycling factor codes for MTVQEILKETVARMEMTLEDARRRFSALRTGRASVSLLDGIQVESYGTLMPLNQVATISAPEAALITVQPWDTSLLGAIERAIQASDLGITPSNDGKVVRLPIPPLTEERRKQLARTVRDMAEEHRAGLRNIRRDANEEVKKLLKEKLISEDEHKAALDQIQKHTDTFTQKLNDLAKAKEEELMRV; via the coding sequence ATGACTGTACAAGAGATTTTGAAGGAAACCGTGGCTCGTATGGAGATGACGCTGGAGGACGCGCGTCGTCGGTTTAGTGCGCTGCGCACTGGGCGAGCATCCGTCAGCCTGTTGGATGGCATTCAGGTTGAATCGTACGGTACGCTCATGCCCCTCAATCAAGTCGCCACCATTAGCGCGCCGGAAGCCGCCCTGATCACCGTACAGCCCTGGGATACCTCGCTTCTAGGCGCGATTGAGCGAGCGATTCAGGCGTCTGATCTGGGCATTACGCCGTCCAACGATGGCAAAGTGGTGCGGCTGCCCATTCCGCCCCTGACGGAAGAGCGCCGGAAGCAGTTGGCGCGCACTGTTCGTGATATGGCGGAAGAACACCGGGCAGGTTTGCGCAATATCCGCCGTGACGCCAATGAAGAGGTCAAAAAGCTCCTCAAGGAAAAACTCATTTCGGAGGACGAGCACAAAGCCGCCCTCGACCAAATCCAGAAGCACACCGACACCTTCACCCAGAAACTCAATGACTTAGCCAAGGCTAAGGAGGAAGAGTTAATGCGGGTGTAG